AAGATAAACGACTCATCACTGAAGTAATAACATACCTGAACTCCTTGTAGCGATGGAAAGAATCAAGAGCCCAACCTTGATTCGTATCAGCAGCCATAATCGAGAACGAAGTCAAACAAAACACCAACCCAAGAAGCCTAAAACCCAGCAAAGCCCTTCCCTTCATAATCTTCTCCTTTGTTGAAAAATTTGCCCCTCTCTTGCCACCGCCTCTGGCAATACCATCTTCAACTGATTTAACAACCTCATCTTCTTGGGTTTCAGACACAACTTTGGAAACCGGTACTGCAGCTGCTGCCGCCGCGGCCGCCGGGGTTGGAGGAGACAGAGACCTTGCTAGTTTGACATCTGGCGATGATGAGAATACATAACTGTGAGAGATTTGATCTGCTGGCGGATATTGGTACTTGGACTGCTTGAGCTGTGGAAGAGAGAATACATAGCCATGAGATTGAGAGGAATGATCTAAGGATCTCCTGGAATCTGAAGGAGAATCCAAGCGTGATGAAGGGGGTTTAGGAGCGGGCTTTGGAGGTGGTGAAGATGAAGAGTAGTGCATGTTGATTGGTGTTGGAATCAAGATGGATTgattttgttcttcttcttcttcttcttctggtagtcgttggttatggtcattttcttcgAGTTGGTGGTGGTGTTGCTGGTCATTTTCTTGGTTTTTCATGATTTCTTGGATTTACAGTGAGCAGTGAAGGAGATGAAAAGTTGGTGGAGGAGATGGTTTTGATCTTACTGATCAGATTATAGAGCGTTGAAACCTGAGCC
The Hevea brasiliensis isolate MT/VB/25A 57/8 chromosome 15, ASM3005281v1, whole genome shotgun sequence genome window above contains:
- the LOC110658120 gene encoding CASP-like protein 4A1 isoform X1; its protein translation is MKNQENDQQHHHQLEENDHNQRLPEEEEEEEQNQSILIPTPINMHYSSSSPPPKPAPKPPSSRLDSPSDSRRSLDHSSQSHGYVFSLPQLKQSKYQYPPADQISHSYVFSSSPDVKLARSLSPPTPAAAAAAAAVPVSKVVSETQEDEVVKSVEDGIARGGGKRGANFSTKEKIMKGRALLGFRLLGLVFCLTSFSIMAADTNQGWALDSFHRYKEFRYCMSVNVMGFVYLGLQACDLAYSLATGKLVAHNQLRYYLDFSLDQILTYLLLSASSSATFRVEEWESNWGKDKFPAMARSSVILSYLAFVAFALCSIVSGHTVFTLKSA
- the LOC110658120 gene encoding CASP-like protein 4A1 isoform X2, which encodes MKNQENDQQHHHQLEENDHNQRLPEEEEEEEQNQSILIPTPINMHYSSSSPPPKPAPKPPSSRLDSPSDSRRSLDHSSQSHGYVFSLPQLKQSKYQYPPADQISHSYVFSSSPDVKLARSLSPPTPAAAAAAAAVPVSKVVSETQEDEVVKSVEDGIARGGGKRGANFSTKEKIMKGRALLGFRLLGLVFCLTSFSIMAADTNQGWALDSFHRYKEFRYCMSVNVMGFVYLGLQACDLAYSLATGKLVAHNQLRYYLDFSLDQWLQVQ